The following proteins are co-located in the Desulfobacterales bacterium genome:
- a CDS encoding acyl-CoA synthetase, with product MDSKKNNYEMDLEKNAANFVPLSPLSFIEKTKDIYPNYPSVIYADRNYTWLETYNRCLKFASALEKHGIGLGDTVSIIAANTPEIFETHYSVPMTGAVLNTINTRLEADTIAYILDHADTKAFIADTQFSPAVKEALTKHEKEILVIDIEDPNANLQNGQGECLGEFTFDEFLEKGDADYQWKRPLDEWQAITLNYTSGTTGRPKGVVYHHRGAYLMSMGSVIAWNMPNHLKYLYTVPMFHCNGWGYPWTIAALTGTAVCCRYIIAKDIYDLIVDHKITHFGGAPIVLNMIANAPDNEKRKIDHKVYAMTAGAPPSSAILEKMEGLGFEVMHVYGLTETYGHVLHCAWNPDWDDCSMGQKAEIKARQGVRYPMMEEIDIFDPLTMETVPRDGKTMGEIMIRGNTVMKGYYKNKEETEKSFENGWFHSGDLAVMHPDGYIQIKDRSKDIIISGGENISSVEVENVLAKHPAVSLVAVVAKPHEKWGETPCAFVELNRGYEETTESELIAFCRENMAGFKRPKNVVFCELPKTSTGKIQKFELRNWAKEI from the coding sequence GTGGATTCGAAGAAGAATAATTATGAGATGGACCTCGAAAAAAATGCAGCGAATTTTGTTCCACTTTCGCCTTTGTCCTTTATCGAAAAAACCAAAGATATATATCCGAACTATCCCTCCGTAATATATGCCGATCGAAACTACACCTGGCTTGAAACCTATAATCGCTGTCTGAAATTTGCCAGCGCCCTTGAAAAACACGGCATTGGATTAGGGGATACGGTCTCAATTATTGCAGCAAATACGCCCGAAATTTTTGAAACACACTACTCGGTCCCGATGACCGGGGCGGTTCTCAATACGATCAACACGAGACTCGAAGCCGATACCATCGCATATATTCTGGATCATGCCGACACGAAGGCATTTATTGCCGATACTCAGTTTTCTCCTGCGGTCAAAGAGGCCCTGACCAAGCATGAAAAAGAAATTTTGGTGATTGATATTGAAGACCCGAATGCAAATTTGCAGAATGGCCAGGGAGAATGCCTCGGGGAATTTACCTTCGACGAATTTCTGGAAAAAGGGGATGCCGATTATCAGTGGAAGAGGCCCCTTGATGAGTGGCAGGCGATTACACTGAATTATACCTCCGGGACAACGGGCCGGCCCAAAGGCGTCGTCTACCACCATCGCGGCGCTTATTTAATGTCCATGGGGAGCGTCATTGCATGGAATATGCCCAATCATCTGAAATATCTCTACACGGTACCCATGTTTCACTGTAATGGATGGGGATACCCGTGGACGATTGCCGCTCTGACAGGAACGGCCGTCTGTTGTCGATATATCATTGCCAAAGATATCTATGATCTAATCGTCGATCATAAAATTACGCATTTCGGCGGAGCGCCCATCGTTCTGAATATGATCGCCAATGCACCGGACAATGAAAAGCGCAAAATTGATCACAAGGTTTATGCCATGACTGCGGGTGCACCGCCGTCGAGCGCTATACTGGAGAAAATGGAGGGTCTTGGTTTTGAAGTGATGCATGTTTACGGCCTTACCGAAACATACGGGCACGTACTTCACTGTGCCTGGAATCCGGATTGGGATGATTGTTCCATGGGCCAGAAGGCCGAAATCAAAGCGCGCCAGGGCGTGAGGTATCCAATGATGGAGGAAATTGATATTTTCGATCCCCTGACGATGGAAACGGTGCCAAGAGATGGTAAAACAATGGGTGAAATCATGATTCGCGGTAATACGGTCATGAAAGGATATTACAAAAATAAGGAGGAGACTGAAAAATCTTTCGAAAATGGATGGTTCCACTCCGGAGACCTGGCTGTCATGCACCCGGACGGCTACATCCAAATCAAGGATCGCTCCAAAGACATCATTATCTCCGGAGGAGAAAACATCTCTTCTGTTGAAGTCGAAAATGTCCTGGCCAAACACCCGGCAGTCTCTCTGGTAGCAGTCGTTGCCAAACCACATGAGAAATGGGGAGAGACCCCATGTGCTTTTGTGGAGCTCAATCGCGGTTATGAAGAAACGACCGAATCCGAATTAATCGCTTTCTGCAGGGAAAATATGGCCGGATTCAAAAGGCCTAAAAATGTTGTCTTCTGTGAGCTACCGAAGACTTCAACCGGTAAGATACAAAAATTTGAATTAAGGAATTGGGCCAAGGAGATTTAA
- a CDS encoding TetR/AcrR family transcriptional regulator, translating into MNLKNTIVHESLKLFSLNGFLSTSIQDILSAAGTSKGGFYNHFASKEDLFFQVLNEARRIWRERNLQGLDKIDDPISKIEQLLLNYKESYLLDSENFPGGCIFIMFAVELGNSRPHLSREVQKGFVGLKTMLKRILDNGQSPAMQYSGNDTTTVTEIIFNGMLGASVNFSVDRSYEALDKSINSLIDYLNKLRD; encoded by the coding sequence TTGAATCTTAAAAATACCATCGTTCACGAATCTCTAAAACTCTTCTCGCTTAATGGATTTTTAAGCACATCCATTCAGGATATCCTCTCGGCTGCCGGTACCTCCAAAGGCGGTTTTTACAATCATTTTGCAAGCAAAGAAGACCTTTTCTTCCAGGTTCTGAACGAAGCCCGCAGAATTTGGCGCGAACGCAACCTGCAAGGCCTGGATAAAATAGATGATCCCATCAGCAAAATTGAGCAGCTGCTTTTAAATTATAAGGAAAGCTATCTTCTAGACTCAGAAAATTTTCCCGGCGGATGCATATTTATTATGTTTGCAGTTGAATTGGGTAACTCACGTCCGCACCTGTCCAGGGAAGTTCAGAAAGGCTTTGTCGGCCTCAAGACGATGCTCAAGAGAATATTGGATAATGGCCAATCGCCTGCAATGCAATACAGCGGCAATGACACAACCACTGTTACAGAGATAATCTTCAACGGCATGCTAGGAGCTTCGGTTAATTTCAGTGTGGATAGATCATATGAAGCTCTGGATAAATCCATTAACTCCTTGATTGATTATCTCAATAAACTCAGAGATTGA
- a CDS encoding 4-hydroxyphenylacetate 3-hydroxylase N-terminal domain-containing protein, whose protein sequence is MAIKKREDYLKALRELRPNIFKFGELIEDVTTHPATKRTVESHALNYDAANDPALQDIYSTTSTFSGDKILRWNSMMQSSKDLIANMRMKRQNYRRTGSCTGAVCVGWNAMNVMWAVCGEMDEANGTDYQLRLKNWILSAESKGLTVAGALTDAKGDRSLKPSQQPDPDTNLRIKEVREDGIVIRGAKLMICGTAASQEIFLLPGSVYGEADQDYALACVVPRDIEGLTIVEATRPSDRRELEDTAAVETPDTGITQGWLLFEDVFVPKERVFLCKEFKYTGKVIQYFTANYRACIGACVAGQGDVMIGASVLMARLNGLSAKVFTDKLVTMSVNNTITYGLGAGAIALGTKHPSGSYFADSHTAHTNKVMVATLPYEVKRLTQDIGGGIVETGCMPSYKDFTNPQYGHLIQKCLKAGAGSAESRFKAARLSEWLTIGSGVPGCMHGGGSPDGAKLVVRFTTPLEEYADYARKIINIEEEISEPQKKLKN, encoded by the coding sequence ATGGCAATAAAGAAACGAGAAGACTATCTAAAGGCGCTGCGCGAACTTAGACCGAATATCTTCAAGTTCGGCGAGCTTATTGAAGATGTTACGACCCATCCTGCGACAAAAAGAACAGTGGAGAGCCACGCGTTGAATTACGATGCAGCCAATGATCCGGCATTGCAAGACATTTACTCAACGACATCAACTTTTTCCGGCGACAAAATTTTACGCTGGAACTCCATGATGCAGAGTTCAAAAGATCTGATCGCCAATATGCGCATGAAACGGCAGAATTATCGGCGCACCGGCAGCTGCACCGGAGCGGTATGCGTCGGGTGGAATGCCATGAACGTCATGTGGGCCGTTTGTGGTGAAATGGATGAGGCCAACGGAACTGATTACCAACTTCGACTGAAAAACTGGATCCTATCGGCTGAGAGTAAAGGGCTGACAGTCGCCGGGGCCCTGACGGATGCAAAAGGCGATCGCAGCCTGAAACCTTCCCAGCAGCCCGATCCCGACACCAACCTGCGGATAAAGGAAGTTCGGGAAGACGGCATCGTCATTCGCGGGGCCAAGTTAATGATTTGCGGAACGGCAGCTTCCCAGGAGATTTTTCTGCTGCCGGGCAGTGTCTACGGTGAGGCAGATCAGGATTATGCGCTTGCCTGTGTTGTGCCCAGAGATATTGAAGGGTTGACTATTGTAGAGGCCACCAGACCCAGCGATCGGAGAGAGCTGGAGGATACAGCTGCTGTCGAAACGCCGGATACGGGTATTACCCAGGGATGGCTGCTATTCGAAGATGTTTTTGTACCCAAAGAAAGGGTGTTTCTGTGCAAGGAGTTTAAATACACCGGGAAGGTTATTCAATATTTCACCGCCAATTACCGCGCCTGTATCGGTGCCTGTGTCGCCGGGCAGGGGGATGTGATGATCGGCGCGTCGGTCCTGATGGCACGGCTAAATGGGCTGTCAGCCAAAGTGTTTACTGACAAGCTGGTCACAATGTCCGTCAACAATACGATCACCTACGGCCTGGGGGCCGGTGCGATCGCTTTGGGCACCAAACATCCCTCCGGTTCTTATTTTGCGGACTCCCATACCGCCCATACCAACAAAGTTATGGTGGCCACCCTGCCATATGAAGTAAAGCGACTTACTCAGGATATCGGCGGCGGAATCGTCGAAACCGGGTGCATGCCCTCTTATAAGGATTTTACCAATCCGCAGTACGGGCATCTTATTCAGAAATGTCTGAAAGCCGGCGCCGGATCCGCCGAATCACGATTTAAAGCCGCACGCCTGTCCGAATGGCTGACCATTGGCTCCGGCGTACCCGGTTGTATGCACGGCGGCGGGTCGCCGGACGGGGCCAAGCTGGTGGTGCGGTTTACGACACCGCTTGAAGAGTACGCCGATTATGCTAGAAAAATTATTAACATCGAGGAGGAAATTTCCGAACCGCAGAAAAAGTTAAAGAATTAG